One Fusarium poae strain DAOMC 252244 chromosome 4, whole genome shotgun sequence DNA window includes the following coding sequences:
- a CDS encoding hypothetical protein (SECRETED:SignalP(1-20)~TransMembrane:1 (n5-13c20/21o133-154i)) gives MRPDLAVVLFTLFSSAVASAIDGPLHIKRVDSAPSADEHDLYKRRGGGGGGGRGGSSGGGSRGGSSGSRGGSSSSGSRGGSSSGGGSSSSRGSSSGSSRSGSGSGSGSSGGRSGGASRPYAARGPSPSGIRPVLLGAGVAALAFWPGVWLYGAYMYHYPNSYRYYNETSEEEEDRPILCACSAEASCGCDQDDNTNNTALYDELIGNGSYEHLNKSIVDVAEVNGTTTILINGTLPDDTALPEEDSDSAAARAMIEAMGYWPAAAAVLAAVLIA, from the coding sequence ATGAGACCCGATCTCGCAGTCGTATTATTCACCCTCTTCTCCTCGGCGGTCGCATCGGCCATCGACGGTCCCCTCCACATCAAGCGCGTCGATTCCGCACCCAGCGCTGATGAGCATGACCTGTACAAGCGTCGTGGCGgcggtggaggaggaggacgcGGTGGTAGCAGTGGCGGCGGCAGTCGAGGCGGAAGCAGCGGAAGCAGAGGTGGGAGCTCCAGCAGTGGTAGTCGCGGCGGTTCAAGTAGCGGCGGcggctccagctccagccgTGGAAGTTCATCAGGCTCATCTCGTTCAGGTTCAGGTTCCGGTTCCGGTTCAAGCGGTGGACGTTCAGGCGGCGCATCAAGACCCTATGCTGCCCGTGGCCCAAGTCCCAGCGGTATCAGGCCTGTCCTCTTAGGTGCTGGTGTCGCTGCTCTTGCCTTCTGGCCAGGCGTGTGGCTCTATGGCGCATACATGTACCACTACCCCAACTCGTACCGGTACTACAACGAGACAagtgaggaggaagaggaccGCCCTATCCTTTGCGCGTGCTCAGCAGAGGCGTCTTGCGGATGCGACCAGGAcgacaacaccaacaatACTGCGCTCTACGACGAACTCATCGGAAACGGCAGCTACGAGCATCTGAACAAGTCGATTGTCGATGTCGCCGAGGTCAACGGTACCACAACTATCCTCATCAACGGTACTCttcctgatgatactgccctTCCTGAAGAGGACAGTGACAGTGCTGCTGCCCGAGCTATGATCGAGGCAATGGGCTACTGGCCTGCAGCAGCAGCCGTCCTAGCCGCCGTCCTCATCGCGTAA
- a CDS encoding hypothetical protein (TransMembrane:12 (i504-527o539-561i573-594o614-637i644-666o753-773i1169-1190o1202-1225i1246-1272o1292-1312i1319-1339o1442-1462i)), giving the protein MDSSSQFNSGAGTSKPFYHNNGSTCSTNVCTEKNIDGNTEIPMSEGEPDVHNEDVMQLARQLTRKSTAAPGTLFPQADGPLNPNSPTFNAKRWAKAFYELRTDTSEGNPPRTTGVAFRNLNVFGFGSDTDFQKSVGNVFLEAGAMVKKLLHDKQRRVDILQNLEGVVHSGEMLAVLGPPGSGCSTFLKTIAGDTHGFHIDNSSEINYSGIRPEEMRTAFRGEAIYTAEVDHHFAHLTVGDTLYFAARARCPKNIPEGISRHEYAEHLRDVTMAMFGISHTKNTRVGDDFVRGVSGGERKRVTIAEAALSYSPLQCWDNSTRGLDSANALEFCRTLRTQADVMGCTSAVAIYQASQDAYEVFDKVLVLYQGRQIFFGRTGEAKAYFEGLGFVCPEQQTTADFLTSMTSHQERIIREGFEGKAPRSPDEFAQAWKDSIHRQTLLTEMDDYLQRHPFGGEHYEKFVDSRKRDQSKSQRVKSPFTLSYMEQMRLTLGRSWVMLKADPSVTVTLLLCNLVESLVIGSIFYNLPENTDALNKRGLFIFFILLMNAYNNILEIMTLYAKRNIVEKHARYALYHPSAEALSSMVVDLPYKIFNTIMMNTTMYFMGNLRQDPGHFFFFLLVSFVTTLNFSMLFRLIASLTKTIAAALARASIMLLVIALYTGYAIPPQYMPVWIGWLRWINPTYYGLESLFINEFGGRKYPCSNFVPSGPEYSDISRFSQACAIQGSVPGEDFVRGSAYLSTTYGYLESHKWRNFAVVIAFSILFMGLHLIATETVASERSKGEVLVFTRKEMKKHAGKGSSDEEAGSVGVTQIAKGNEATEEVTDVEEQTSVFHWKNVCYDVKIKGETRRILDHVDGWVKPGTLTALMGSSGAGKTTLLDVLASRVTMGVVTGEMLVDGKLRDESFQRKTGYVQQQDLHVHTQTVREALNFSALLRQPAKYTRQEKLDYVDTVISLLDMEEYSDAIIGVPGEGLNVEQRKRLTIGVELAARPQLLLFLDEPTSGLDSQTSWSICNLMQKLTNNGQAILCTIHQPSAMLFQRFDRLLLLSRGKTIYFGDIGTNSKVLVDYFARNGGPKCPAGVNPAEYMLEVIGAAPGAHTEIDWPEVWRSSREHELVQQELERLAGPGNSGIEQNDGTEYNEFAATSYVQYSQVTKRLFQQYWRSPGYIYSKVILSAGASLFIGLSFLNGQNTERGLQNQMFGVLIFLTIFTQVVQQMLPDYVAQRTMYEARERPSKTYSWKAFMVSTILVEAAWNSIMAVLSFICWYFPTGLYRNGYATDAADSRNATVFLFVWMFFMFTSTFAHMIIAGFDTAEVAGGLVTLIMIMMFSFCGILATPEELPGFWIFMYRASPFTYVVEGLMGTSMANADAGCESNELINFNAPNGTTCGDYMKTYLSEVGGYIVSSSASECQYCTISGTNRFLESKSMSYDNRWRDFGLLWVYCAFNIAAAFGIYWVVRVPKNKKGKKE; this is encoded by the exons ATGGATTCCAGCTCCCAGTTTAACTCTGGGGCTGGTACATCTAAGCCATTCTACCACAACAACGGTTCAACATGCTCTACCAATGTTTGCACCGAGAAAAACATTGATGGAAACACTGAGATTCCCATGAGCGAAGGCGAGCCAGATGTACACAACGAAGATGTAATGCAACTAGCTCGCCAACTCACAAGAAAGTCCACTGCAGCACCAGGAACTTTGTTTCCTCAAGCAGATGGTCCGTTGAATCCTAATAGCCCAACTTTTAACGCCAAGAGATGGGCAAAGGCATTCTACGAATTGAGGACCGATACCTCTGAAGGCAACCCACCACGGACGACTGGTGTTGCTTTTAGGAACTTGAACGTATTCGGGTTTGGCTCAGATACCGATTTCCAGAAGAGCGTCGGCAATGTCTTTCTTGAAGCTGGAGCTATGGTTAAGAAACTGCTTCATGATAAGCAAAGACGAGTTGACATCTTACAGAACCTTGAAGGTGTTGTGCACAGTGGTGAGATGTTAGCTGTGCTTGGTCCGCCTGGCTCGGGCTGTTCAACCTTTCTCAAGACCATTGCCGGAGACACGCATGGTTTCCACATTGACAACAGCTCTGAGATCAACTATTCTGGTATTCGTCCCGAAGAGATGCGAACAGCCTTCCGAGGCGAGGCGATATATACAGCCGAAGTCGACCATCACTTTGCCCACCTCACAGTAGGTGACACGCTTTACTTTGCCGCTCGTGCGCGTTGCCCAAAGAATATTCCCGAAGGCATTAGTCGACATGAATATGCGGAGCATCTACGAGATGTAACAATGGCCATGTTTGGTATCTCTCATACCAAGAATACGCGCGTGGGAGACGACTTTGTGAGAGGTGTTAGTGGAGGCGAGAGGAAGCGTGTGACGATTGCTGAGGCAGCTTTGAGCTATTCGCCTCTTCAATGTTGGGATAACAGCACCAGAGGTCTCGACAGTGCTAATGCATTGGAGTTTTGTCGCACCTTGAGGACGCAGGCCGATGTGATGGGCTGCACTTCTGCTGTTGCCATCTATCAAGCATCTCAGGACGCCTATGAG GTCTTTGACAAAGTACTCGTCCTCTACCAAGGAAGACAGATCTTCTTTGGAAGGACAGGTGAGGCAAAGGCTTACTTTGAAGGACTTGGCTTTGTCTGTCCCGAACAGCAAACCACAGCCGACTTTCTCACTTCCATGACAAGCCACCAAGAACGAATCATCCGAGAAGGCTTTGAAGGAAAAGCTCCTAGATCGCCAGACGAGTTCGCACAAGCCTGGAAAGATAGCATCCACCGCCAAACCCTACTGACCGAAATGGATGACTATCTCCAACGACACCCTTTCGGCGGCGAGCACTACGAAAAGTTTGTCGATTCCAGGAAGCGAGACCAGTCCAAGTCCCAACGTGTCAAGTCGCCGTTTACTCTATCGTACATGGAGCAGATGAGACTCACCCTTGGACGAAGCTGGGTGATGCTTAAAGCTGACCCTAGCGTGACGGTCACTCTTTTGCTGTGTAATCTTGTCGAGTCTCTTGTTATTGGTAGTATCTTTTACAACCTGCCTGAGAACACGGATGCGCTCAATAAGCGTGGCTTGTTTATCTTCTTTATCCTTTTGATGAACGCCTACAACAACATCCTGGAAATTATGACGCTCTACGCCAAGCGCAACATTGTCGAAAAGCACGCCCGTTACGCCCTATATCATCCGAGTGCAGAGGCTCTTTCGTCGATGGTGGTTGATCTGCCCTACAAGATCTTCAATACCATCATGATGAACACTACGATGTACTTTATGGGAAACCTCCGTCAAGACCCCGGgcacttcttctttttccttttggTATCCTTCGTGACGACCTTGAATTTCTCTATGCTTTTTCGACTCATCGCATCACTCACAAAGACCATCGCCGCGGCACTTGCTCGTGCTTCCATCATGCTCCTTGTCATCGCTCTTTATACCGGCTATGCTATTCCACCACAGTACATGCCAGTTTGGATCGGCTGGTTACGCTGGATCAACCCTACCTATTATGGCCTCGAAAGTCTCTTCATCAACGAGTTTGGAGGAAGAAAATACCCCTGCTCCAACTTTGTACCCAGCGGTCCGGAGTACTCTGACATCTCGCGATTCTCACAAGCCTGTGCAATCCAAGGCTCCGTCCCAGGAGAGGACTTTGTTCGAGGATCTGCCTACCTTTCTACAACGTATGGTTATCTTGAGTCCCACAAGTGGCGCAATTTTGCGGTCGTTATTGCTTTCTCGATTCTGTTTATGGGGCTGCACTTGATCGCCACCGAGACCGTTGCTTCTGAGCGTTCCAAGGGCGAGGTCCTCGTGTTTACGCGcaaggagatgaagaagcacGCTGGTAAGGGCTCGAGTGATGAGGAAGCAGGCAGTGTTGGTGTTACACAGATCGCAAAAGGTAATGAAGCCACTGAAGAGGTCACGGATGTGGAAGAGCAGACTTCTGTGTTCCACTGGAAGAATGTTTGCTATgatgtcaagatcaagggaGAGACGCGTCGTATCTTGGACCATGTTGATGGTTGGGTAAAGCCGGGAACTCTCACTGCACTAATG GGATCTTCGGGCGCCGGCAAGACGACTTTGCTGGACGTCCTCGCAAGTCGGGTCACTATGGGCGTTGTGACGGGCGAGATGCTCGTCGACGGAAAACTTCGTGACGAATCCTTCCAACGAAAAACAGGCTACGTTCAACAGCAAGACTTACATGTCCATACCCAGACAGTCCGAGAAGCCCTCAACTTCAGTGCTCTTCTTCGACAGCCAGCCAAATACACTCGCCAGGAGAAGCTCGACTATGTGGACACGGTGATTAGTCTTCTTGACATGGAAGAGTATTCTGACGCTATCATCGGCGTGCCGGGCGAGGGTCTCAACGTGGAACAACGAAAACGTCTGACCATTGGCGTTGAACTAGCTGCGCGACCAcaattgttgttgttcttggATGAGCCTACGTCTGGACTGGATAGTCAGACTTCTTGGTCTATCTGCAACTTgatgcagaagctcaccaacaACGGACAGGCCATTCTTTGCACCATTCATCAACCTTCGGCCATGCTATTCCAGCGCTTCGATCGTCTTCTATTGTTATCTCGTGGAAAGACCATCTACTTTGGTGACATTGGTACAAACTCCAAGGTTTTGGTGGACTATTTCGCCCGCAACGGCGGACCCAAGTGTCCCGCGGGAGTCAACCCGGCTGAGTACATGCTTGAGGTTATTGGTGCTGCTCCTGGTGCACACACAGAGATCGACTGGCCCGAGGTTTGGAGGAGTTCTCGAGAGCACGAACTTGTTCAACAAGAGCTCGAGAGATTAGCCGGGCCAGGAAATTCTGGCATTGAACAGAACGACGGAACAGAGTACAACGAATTTGCTGCTACGTCCTATGTGCAGTACTCGCAGGTCACCAAGCGGTTGTTTCAGCAGTACTGGAGAAGTCCGGGATATATCTACTCCAAGGTTATCCTGTCTGCTGGCGCA TCGCTCTTTATCGGACTCTCATTTCTGAATGGACAGAACACTGAAAGAGGTCTTCAGAACCAGATGTTCGGCGTTCTAATCTTCCTTACCATCTTCACCCAAGTCGTCCAGCAGATGCTTCCTGACTACGTCGCTCAACGCACCATGTACGAAGCTCGCGAACGCCCATCAAAGACGTACTCCTGGAAAGCCTTTATGGTTTCTACCATCCTGGTTGAAGCAGCATGGAATTCG ATCATGGCCGTGCTTTCGTTTATCTGCTGGTACTTCCCAACTGGGTTGTATCGCAATGGTTACGCGACCGACGCAGCGGATTCTCGCAACGCGACTGTGTTTCTCTTTGTGTGGATGTTTTTCATGTTTACTAGCACGTTTGCGCATATGATCATTGCGGGGTTTGATACTGCCGAAGTAGCGGGCGGACTTGTTACTCTGATCATGATTATGATGTTTTCTTTCTGCGG TATCCTCGCAACACCAGAAGAACTTCCTGGCTTCTGGATTTTTATGTACCGAGCTTCACCGTTCACCTACGTTGTCGAAGGCCTCATGGGTACATCAATGGCCAACGCGGATGCAGGCTGCGAGTCCAAtgaactcatcaacttcaacgCACCCAATGGTACAACGTGCGGCGACTACATGAAGACCTACTTGTCTGAAGTAGGCGGGTACATCGTCAGCAGTTCTGCAAGTGAGTGCCAGTACTGCACAATCTCGGGCACGAACCGATTTCTGGAGAGTAAGAGTATGAGTTACGATAATCGCTGGAGAGACTTTGGGCTTTTGTGGGTTTATTGCGCTTTTAACATTGCGGCGGCGTTTGGTATCTACTGGGTGGTAAGGGTGCCCAAGAAtaagaagggcaagaaggagtAA